The following proteins are co-located in the Polystyrenella longa genome:
- a CDS encoding M24 family metallopeptidase, with translation MSFVTHRYSLPVSSAEISTIDPQRLLEVDEKHKKLIEFLESHQLDALLLQKPENLSWFTAGGDFARMGSSETAGSIFVTPAARLLATNSIDAARIFDREIPGFGFQVKERPWHESPETLIEDLCRSRRVASDTGQHSTKDVSLHLKNLRVSLTERDCGLLRELGRDISHAVEATARNLQRGQTEAEIAAQLAHRLIKRNIVPDRIQVLADGQSQRYPSWSYGDDRVERYCIISAVGRRNGLHVGASRTVSFGALPRTVRDAHFRVMLVQATGMHFSQPDWEMFEIWNRIQRIYEKFGHPLEWRRAEQASVMGYKASEVPLVPNSQFRLEENMVLHWHPSIGAAMVGDSILVAEGGFELLTPLDEWPKIKIEVKGLPIYRPDILQRPE, from the coding sequence ATGTCGTTTGTGACCCATCGTTACAGCTTGCCCGTCTCTTCTGCGGAGATCAGCACCATTGACCCGCAACGACTGTTAGAAGTCGATGAGAAGCACAAAAAGCTGATTGAATTTCTCGAATCGCATCAGCTCGATGCCCTGTTACTACAGAAACCGGAAAACCTTTCCTGGTTCACTGCGGGTGGTGATTTTGCGCGCATGGGATCCTCCGAGACAGCAGGGTCGATATTCGTTACGCCTGCGGCGAGGTTACTGGCGACTAATTCGATTGATGCCGCTCGGATTTTTGATCGCGAGATCCCCGGTTTCGGCTTCCAAGTCAAAGAACGCCCCTGGCATGAGTCTCCTGAAACCTTGATTGAAGACCTCTGCCGAAGTCGCCGTGTCGCCAGCGATACTGGTCAACACTCCACCAAAGATGTCTCCCTGCACCTTAAAAACTTGCGTGTTTCCTTAACAGAGCGTGACTGCGGCTTGCTCCGAGAATTGGGACGAGATATTTCGCATGCCGTAGAAGCGACCGCAAGAAATCTGCAACGGGGTCAGACGGAAGCAGAGATTGCGGCACAACTGGCCCATCGACTCATCAAAAGAAATATTGTCCCCGACCGGATTCAGGTACTGGCCGATGGGCAGAGCCAAAGATATCCCTCCTGGAGTTACGGCGATGATCGAGTCGAACGCTATTGCATCATCTCTGCCGTAGGTCGGCGGAATGGTCTGCATGTGGGAGCCTCACGTACCGTCAGCTTCGGCGCTTTGCCGCGTACTGTTCGTGATGCGCACTTCCGTGTGATGCTGGTTCAAGCGACGGGCATGCATTTTTCTCAGCCGGACTGGGAAATGTTTGAAATTTGGAATCGAATCCAACGCATCTACGAGAAGTTCGGTCACCCCCTCGAATGGCGACGAGCGGAACAGGCATCCGTCATGGGGTACAAAGCGAGTGAAGTCCCCCTGGTACCCAACAGCCAGTTTCGCCTGGAAGAAAACATGGTGCTTCATTGGCACCCTTCCATCGGAGCCGCAATGGTTGGTGATTCTATCCTGGTAGCAGAGGGTGGGTTTGAATTGTTAACGCCACTCGATGAATGGCCGAAAATCAAAATCGAAGTCAAAGGCCTCCCAATCTATCGCCCCGACATTCTGCAGCGTCCGGAATGA
- the murC gene encoding UDP-N-acetylmuramate--L-alanine ligase, with protein MTKLQLNSASASSTPTSPVPVKKRNKLVESLRKVHLVGICGSGMKALAEYLTDCDIEVTGSDLSSSEELWLAMQERGWNVHHGHQEDHLASDVDLLIYSPAVTEENPERVSSQRQGIAQLSYTEFLGKLLQDETGLCIAGTHGKSTTTAMTSHILESSRLNPSVFVGAELCGYERSGWAGAGDLMVVESCEYRRHFLNYAPQFAAILGIEADHFDCYATVEDAIGAYAEFARNVSKEGTLLVSADSEAAVEAAKGASSKVATFSVQTMADWWATDIRSTPTGQRFRIFHQGEFFSEIEIDLPGEHNVSNALAATAICYYAGCSPMQIRAALARFEGLKRRFESVGSYRGVTLIDDYAHHPTAVAKTLTAARQRFPNRRLWAVYQPHQASRTTALEKDFVDALELADEVIIARTFAARESSAETEDRTAVQLAEKLSARNVSTLYCGALDQLIESLDDALRPGDVLLTMGAGDIDRVHNAFTRRLFRNHAS; from the coding sequence ATGACCAAACTTCAACTCAATTCGGCTTCCGCCTCCTCCACCCCCACCAGCCCTGTTCCCGTAAAAAAACGTAACAAACTGGTGGAGTCCCTGCGTAAAGTGCATCTCGTGGGGATCTGCGGTTCCGGAATGAAAGCGTTAGCGGAATACCTGACTGATTGCGACATAGAAGTGACTGGATCCGACTTATCCAGTTCTGAAGAACTGTGGCTGGCCATGCAAGAACGAGGATGGAACGTCCACCACGGGCACCAGGAAGACCACCTCGCCTCTGATGTGGATCTGCTCATTTACAGTCCCGCAGTAACAGAAGAGAATCCTGAACGTGTTTCCTCACAACGGCAGGGAATTGCACAACTTTCCTACACAGAGTTTCTGGGAAAATTGCTTCAGGACGAGACAGGCCTGTGCATCGCTGGAACCCACGGAAAAAGCACCACCACGGCGATGACCAGCCACATTCTGGAATCCTCTCGCCTGAACCCCTCCGTTTTCGTCGGAGCTGAGTTATGCGGGTATGAGCGAAGTGGCTGGGCAGGTGCCGGCGACCTGATGGTGGTCGAAAGCTGTGAGTACCGTCGTCATTTTCTGAACTACGCCCCCCAGTTCGCCGCCATTCTGGGGATCGAAGCAGACCACTTTGATTGCTATGCAACGGTTGAAGACGCTATTGGTGCTTATGCTGAATTTGCCCGCAATGTCTCCAAAGAGGGTACTTTACTAGTTTCTGCAGATTCAGAAGCGGCAGTAGAAGCAGCCAAAGGTGCCTCTTCAAAGGTAGCGACCTTCAGCGTTCAAACGATGGCCGATTGGTGGGCCACAGATATTCGCAGCACTCCCACTGGCCAACGATTTCGAATTTTCCATCAAGGCGAATTCTTTTCGGAGATTGAAATTGATCTTCCTGGAGAACACAATGTCTCCAATGCTCTGGCAGCAACCGCGATCTGTTATTACGCCGGATGTTCGCCAATGCAGATTCGTGCGGCACTCGCCCGCTTCGAAGGCTTAAAACGTCGGTTCGAATCGGTCGGTTCGTATCGGGGTGTGACGTTAATCGACGATTACGCTCATCATCCGACGGCTGTTGCGAAAACGCTGACCGCTGCTCGGCAACGTTTCCCAAACAGGCGTCTATGGGCGGTTTACCAGCCTCATCAAGCTTCTCGCACCACGGCGCTGGAAAAAGATTTCGTCGATGCATTGGAACTTGCGGATGAAGTAATTATCGCTCGTACATTTGCTGCTCGGGAATCGTCTGCAGAGACAGAAGACCGCACGGCTGTTCAGTTGGCCGAGAAACTCTCCGCCAGAAACGTGTCGACTCTGTACTGTGGTGCCCTTGACCAGTTGATCGAATCTTTAGACGATGCACTTCGACCTGGGGACGTTCTATTAACAATGGGTGCAGGAGATATTGATCGGGTTCATAATGCCTTCACTAGACGACTTTTCCGAAATCACGCTTCTTAA
- the murB gene encoding UDP-N-acetylmuramate dehydrogenase, translating into MPSLDDFSEITLLNEPLAKHTWLGVGGPAQYFIEPRNFDELRDVVRCCHETETPIHILGGGSNVLVRDEGVSGVVVHFKADNFSDISFEGSEVRVQAGALLSNVISRCIQEGLGGLETLAGIPGTIGGAISGNAGGNNGDIGQFVKEVRVLTSTGEIKTRTAEEVSFSYRQSTLTDLVVLETLFSLKKEEPDEISQRMRKTWIMKKATQPLSFQSAGCIFRNPRGTKAGALIEQAGLKGTRVGNVEISDRHANFFVTQPGATAEDILKLIDLTRSKVSEQHGIDLELEIKIW; encoded by the coding sequence ATGCCTTCACTAGACGACTTTTCCGAAATCACGCTTCTTAATGAACCTCTCGCTAAGCATACCTGGCTTGGTGTAGGAGGACCTGCTCAATACTTCATCGAACCCCGCAATTTTGACGAGTTGCGCGACGTTGTTCGCTGCTGCCATGAAACGGAGACCCCGATTCATATCCTCGGCGGAGGATCCAACGTCCTCGTCCGGGACGAAGGAGTCAGCGGGGTTGTTGTTCATTTCAAAGCAGACAATTTCTCTGACATATCATTCGAAGGATCCGAGGTCCGGGTGCAAGCCGGGGCACTGCTTTCAAATGTCATTTCTCGCTGTATCCAGGAAGGGCTGGGCGGACTCGAAACGCTGGCTGGCATTCCAGGAACCATCGGTGGTGCCATCTCTGGCAATGCGGGTGGCAACAACGGTGATATTGGTCAGTTTGTTAAAGAAGTACGAGTACTGACCTCCACGGGTGAAATTAAAACACGCACGGCGGAAGAAGTCTCTTTCAGCTACCGCCAATCCACGTTGACTGATCTTGTCGTCCTGGAAACATTGTTTTCGCTCAAAAAAGAAGAGCCGGACGAAATCAGCCAGCGGATGCGTAAAACCTGGATTATGAAAAAAGCGACTCAGCCGCTCTCATTCCAGTCGGCAGGTTGTATTTTCCGAAATCCACGGGGAACCAAAGCAGGTGCTCTGATCGAACAAGCGGGTCTCAAAGGAACGCGAGTCGGAAATGTAGAGATCAGCGATCGTCACGCGAATTTCTTTGTCACACAGCCCGGCGCCACAGCAGAGGACATTCTGAAACTGATCGATTTAACTCGCTCAAAAGTGAGTGAACAACACGGAATTGATCTAGAGTTGGAAATTAAGATCTGGTAA
- a CDS encoding D-alanine--D-alanine ligase family protein: protein MADFDFLSGDVLRIVVLAGGDSAEREISLQSGATATEALKSRGHEVVQVDPASEDLATRDWSDCDVAFIALHGTYGEDGGVQRLLEELEVPYTGSDSSASRLAFSKSAAKERFLLSGVDTPAYVLIHETDDATSIHQKANSIGYPLVVKPDAQGSSLGVTIVRSPEDLPQALARCFHYDCFGLMEQAIEGTEWTMGIANGEPLPLIQIESEREFYDYDAKYVDDETRFLFEFDLESPTIGQIEQLALASFDSLGVSGIARADIRLDRFGKPWILEVNTIPGFTSHSLIPMAAEQQGIELGEFFERTVRAALQNSFLRRQN from the coding sequence ATGGCAGATTTCGACTTTCTTTCCGGCGATGTTTTGCGAATCGTAGTTCTTGCAGGTGGAGATTCCGCCGAGCGGGAAATCAGCCTTCAAAGTGGGGCTACAGCCACCGAGGCGTTGAAGAGTCGCGGACATGAGGTTGTGCAAGTCGATCCCGCTTCGGAAGACTTGGCCACGCGCGATTGGAGCGACTGCGACGTCGCCTTCATCGCATTGCACGGCACCTATGGCGAAGATGGTGGAGTTCAGCGCCTGCTGGAGGAACTTGAAGTTCCTTATACAGGCAGCGATTCTTCAGCATCACGACTCGCCTTCAGCAAATCAGCGGCGAAAGAACGTTTTCTGCTTTCCGGTGTAGATACACCGGCGTACGTCCTCATTCACGAAACAGACGACGCCACCTCGATTCATCAGAAAGCGAACAGTATTGGCTACCCCCTCGTCGTCAAACCAGACGCACAAGGTTCCAGTCTGGGAGTCACCATCGTTCGCAGTCCGGAAGACCTTCCGCAGGCTCTGGCCCGCTGTTTCCATTACGACTGCTTCGGATTGATGGAACAGGCGATTGAAGGAACAGAATGGACGATGGGAATCGCTAATGGCGAACCCTTGCCCCTGATACAGATTGAATCTGAACGGGAGTTTTACGATTACGACGCCAAATACGTCGATGACGAAACTCGGTTTCTGTTCGAATTTGATCTCGAAAGCCCCACGATTGGTCAGATTGAGCAGCTTGCTTTAGCCTCTTTCGACTCGCTGGGCGTCTCCGGTATTGCCCGGGCGGATATCCGTCTGGATCGTTTTGGCAAACCGTGGATTCTGGAAGTGAATACGATTCCTGGGTTTACGTCACATAGCCTGATTCCAATGGCTGCCGAACAACAGGGAATCGAACTGGGTGAATTCTTCGAGCGGACCGTACGCGCCGCCCTGCAGAACAGCTTTCTGCGTCGTCAGAATTAG
- a CDS encoding cell division protein FtsQ/DivIB, translated as MLFAKQKKKPGKRKQKEKPKQQNWFTRNLFRPFPLLWLALIATLIVLAPRVYKKLPDLTSQHRYQLTSSDITLENRPDWVPAHFLNAVLSHNQIPDNVLEPELARTISTWFEKEPWVKSVEAVRIGYPPSASVELTFREPVAVVELEGKLHPIDVDSVILPSEDFAPATLERFPVLHPSKVPPPLYVGSAWDDPVIRKGAKLASEIKPYWGNFDFVAIRAQQDQRNRAATGQGEFDPTFEIVSASGSIIVWGRAPESTHPGELTFDEKVRRLMAYQKRFEGFALPSGPYEIDITHWTDISRRVLKEAAAETDARLRR; from the coding sequence ATGTTATTCGCGAAACAGAAAAAAAAACCAGGCAAACGCAAACAGAAAGAGAAACCGAAGCAACAGAACTGGTTCACCAGAAATCTGTTTCGTCCGTTTCCTCTATTATGGCTGGCGTTGATCGCGACTTTGATCGTGTTGGCCCCGCGCGTTTATAAAAAGCTACCTGACCTGACAAGCCAACACCGGTATCAGTTAACGTCGTCTGACATCACCTTGGAAAACCGACCTGATTGGGTTCCCGCCCATTTCCTCAACGCTGTGCTCTCCCATAATCAGATTCCCGATAATGTGCTGGAACCGGAGTTAGCGCGAACGATCTCTACCTGGTTCGAAAAGGAACCTTGGGTGAAGTCGGTCGAAGCCGTTCGAATTGGGTATCCCCCTTCTGCATCGGTGGAATTAACATTTCGCGAGCCGGTTGCGGTAGTGGAACTCGAAGGAAAACTCCATCCCATCGATGTCGATTCCGTGATTCTTCCCAGTGAAGACTTTGCCCCAGCAACACTCGAACGATTCCCCGTGCTACATCCATCGAAAGTTCCACCTCCTTTGTATGTGGGAAGCGCCTGGGACGATCCGGTGATTCGTAAAGGGGCCAAATTGGCGAGCGAAATTAAACCTTACTGGGGCAACTTTGATTTTGTTGCAATCCGCGCACAGCAAGATCAACGGAATCGTGCCGCAACAGGGCAGGGTGAATTTGACCCGACCTTTGAAATTGTGTCCGCATCTGGTTCCATCATTGTCTGGGGACGCGCACCAGAGTCGACTCATCCGGGCGAACTTACCTTTGACGAAAAGGTTCGTCGACTGATGGCTTATCAGAAAAGGTTTGAAGGCTTTGCACTGCCCAGTGGTCCCTACGAGATTGATATTACTCACTGGACCGATATTTCCCGTCGGGTTCTTAAAGAAGCCGCAGCAGAAACCGATGCCCGCTTAAGACGTTAA
- a CDS encoding DMP19 family protein, giving the protein MIYLLIALSISFVLFVINRVTINLNRSRKSEGEYGGFRDWVKNPEMKNEYAEFMESQQAAKKSLRVPENISDRDIEKLVNRLFIEDDHDFNYDKLQLIGKKAVPFLMKALQNQRVAKRFNPNGFKFGSDTPLQRICSLLIPHDANRAVKILTRFIDHEDNYVRKYAALEISEHGTGACIPTILKALDDEDDYVRSHTMIGIRNGIREGTNSKEFLTGIFPGLIKLLNRKDRSVGGEAPRLLLDIDTDKAVPILLSSNYFTIENSQLHYIIMALNEAEYQIPRVQLLPLMNQLKHNVDKYPHDYEYAEALHAYAFNPDQSAEQYLRNDLNSPHKKVQEAAARAIGILEGITEPFNVILETKKESGFEGLTKQQKFYYAVFMYDAEVRNGGHAQYFVNSTGNNWKTAYAGLKAIGASSRVTILRNALSLFGKAGPSEDNDLRHEQLADFSQKQEDILDKLNDEYYDCQENTEMLLALFAIAHKRHFIADD; this is encoded by the coding sequence ATGATTTACCTGTTAATCGCATTATCAATCTCCTTTGTGCTCTTTGTCATCAATCGAGTCACGATTAATTTGAATCGTTCCAGGAAATCGGAAGGAGAATACGGTGGGTTTCGCGACTGGGTGAAAAACCCGGAAATGAAAAATGAGTATGCGGAATTTATGGAGTCACAGCAAGCGGCAAAAAAATCGTTGCGTGTTCCTGAAAACATTTCCGATCGCGATATTGAGAAATTAGTCAATCGGCTTTTTATCGAAGATGACCATGACTTCAATTACGATAAGCTACAACTCATTGGAAAAAAGGCCGTCCCTTTTTTGATGAAGGCACTACAAAATCAACGAGTCGCAAAAAGATTCAACCCTAACGGCTTTAAGTTTGGTTCTGATACTCCACTGCAACGTATTTGTAGTTTACTCATACCCCACGATGCGAACAGAGCCGTCAAGATATTAACCCGATTTATCGATCATGAGGATAACTATGTCCGAAAGTATGCTGCTTTAGAAATCAGCGAACATGGAACAGGAGCCTGCATCCCGACAATACTGAAAGCATTGGATGATGAGGACGACTATGTCCGATCACACACTATGATTGGCATTCGAAATGGTATAAGGGAAGGGACGAACAGTAAAGAGTTTCTCACAGGGATATTTCCGGGTCTCATAAAACTATTGAACCGAAAAGACAGATCTGTTGGTGGAGAAGCTCCCAGATTATTGCTGGATATTGATACCGATAAAGCTGTACCAATTCTGCTGTCGAGTAATTATTTCACAATAGAGAACAGCCAACTCCATTACATAATCATGGCATTGAACGAAGCTGAATACCAGATACCCAGGGTTCAGTTACTACCGTTGATGAATCAGTTAAAACATAATGTCGATAAGTACCCACACGATTATGAATATGCGGAAGCTCTTCATGCGTACGCCTTCAACCCGGATCAGTCGGCCGAACAGTATCTTCGCAACGACTTGAATTCCCCTCACAAAAAAGTACAAGAGGCGGCGGCACGTGCGATTGGGATTCTCGAAGGTATTACGGAACCATTCAATGTTATTCTCGAAACAAAGAAGGAGAGCGGATTCGAGGGCCTGACTAAACAGCAGAAGTTTTACTATGCGGTTTTCATGTACGATGCAGAAGTCCGAAATGGAGGGCATGCTCAATACTTCGTGAACTCGACAGGTAACAACTGGAAAACAGCTTATGCGGGTTTGAAAGCGATTGGTGCCAGTTCCCGTGTTACGATTCTACGAAATGCCTTGTCACTCTTCGGAAAAGCTGGTCCCTCGGAAGACAACGATCTTCGTCACGAGCAATTAGCAGATTTCTCTCAGAAACAGGAAGACATTCTCGACAAACTTAACGATGAGTATTATGACTGCCAGGAGAATACAGAAATGCTCCTTGCACTCTTCGCGATCGCCCATAAAAGACATTTTATAGCCGACGATTGA